In a single window of the Bradyrhizobium sp. ORS 285 genome:
- a CDS encoding VOC family protein, whose amino-acid sequence MTPSGSLVAILPCNDLDASERFYNRLGFTRPDSEKPAAGEPDTYRTLSNGHGGHLHLTDVVEGWLVPGRNPFGLYLYVEDVDALAREFQQIAQDMPWGMYEFAVSDPDETLVRVGRPTRLRTGSA is encoded by the coding sequence ATGACACCTTCCGGATCCTTGGTCGCCATCCTGCCGTGCAATGACCTCGACGCCTCGGAGCGGTTCTACAACCGGCTAGGCTTTACGCGTCCGGACAGTGAGAAGCCCGCCGCCGGCGAGCCGGACACCTATCGCACGTTGTCGAACGGCCATGGTGGTCATCTGCATCTGACCGACGTCGTCGAGGGATGGCTCGTACCAGGCAGAAACCCTTTCGGGCTTTATCTCTACGTAGAGGATGTCGATGCCTTGGCGCGTGAGTTTCAGCAAATCGCCCAAGACATGCCGTGGGGAATGTACGAGTTCGCCGTCTCAGATCCCGATGAGACGTTAGTCCGCGTCGGCCGGCCGACCCGTCTACGCACTGGATCGGCCTAA
- a CDS encoding DUF1993 family protein, with protein sequence MSFYDSTVPAYLPILGSLSGLLSKAEAHCEAKKIAPEVLLGARLYPDMLPLSKQIQLACDFAAKGCARITHSEVPTTPDTETSFAELRQRLAKTVDYLKTFKPAQFEGADHRDVTFPAAGGVSMTLKGQDFVNRVSFPNFYFHAAIAHGILRHNGVEIGKRDFLGVA encoded by the coding sequence ATGTCCTTTTACGATTCGACCGTGCCGGCCTACCTTCCGATCCTCGGCAGCCTGTCCGGGCTGCTCAGCAAGGCCGAAGCCCATTGCGAGGCCAAAAAGATCGCGCCGGAGGTGCTGCTCGGCGCGCGGCTGTATCCGGACATGCTGCCGCTGTCCAAACAGATCCAGCTCGCCTGCGACTTCGCCGCCAAGGGCTGCGCGAGGATCACCCACAGCGAGGTCCCGACCACGCCCGACACTGAGACCAGCTTCGCCGAACTGCGGCAGCGGCTGGCCAAGACGGTCGACTACCTGAAAACATTCAAGCCCGCGCAATTCGAGGGCGCCGATCACCGTGACGTGACCTTCCCCGCCGCGGGCGGTGTCAGCATGACGCTGAAGGGCCAGGACTTCGTCAACCGGGTCTCGTTTCCCAACTTCTATTTTCATGCCGCGATCGCGCACGGAATCTTGCGCCACAACGGCGTCGAGATCGGCAAGCGGGACTTCCTCGGCGTCGCCTGA
- a CDS encoding TonB family protein, whose product MSVLTLDPYENEDRRERALWTTAALVVAGLHVGLAVGYLLLRPAPQGRAEAPAFDVVFTPAVVSEPAPAIQDAPQAEPTPKDEPAKDEPVAREAVAEPVPQPSSEPEPQVMAQPVPVPEVTPTPEPAPQVALAPEPPRADDVVLPPPPPPKPIEAKPPEAKPAPERVEHKPPERKVEKKPAPPKQVAALPSRPARSAAAPNAGADSEGARQGRASWNSEFIAHFRRYNTTASGGKEGGTVSVSAVIARNGRLVSRRIASSSGSATVDRAALELVDRAQPFPPFPAEMTQAQTSLVIPIRIRPQ is encoded by the coding sequence GTGAGCGTCCTGACGCTTGATCCATATGAGAATGAGGACCGCCGGGAGCGGGCGCTGTGGACGACGGCGGCGCTGGTGGTGGCCGGGCTGCATGTCGGGCTCGCCGTCGGCTATTTGTTGTTGCGGCCGGCGCCGCAAGGGCGCGCAGAAGCTCCTGCCTTCGATGTCGTGTTTACGCCGGCCGTGGTGAGCGAGCCGGCGCCGGCAATTCAGGACGCGCCTCAGGCCGAGCCCACGCCGAAGGACGAGCCGGCCAAGGACGAACCCGTTGCGCGCGAAGCCGTCGCCGAGCCGGTGCCGCAGCCTTCATCCGAGCCCGAGCCCCAGGTGATGGCCCAGCCGGTGCCCGTGCCCGAAGTCACTCCCACGCCCGAGCCCGCTCCGCAGGTGGCGCTGGCGCCCGAGCCGCCGCGCGCCGATGACGTCGTGCTGCCGCCTCCGCCGCCGCCGAAGCCGATCGAGGCCAAGCCGCCGGAGGCGAAGCCGGCCCCCGAGCGCGTCGAGCACAAGCCGCCCGAGAGGAAGGTCGAGAAGAAGCCCGCGCCGCCGAAGCAGGTTGCGGCGCTGCCGAGCCGGCCGGCCCGTTCGGCCGCTGCGCCGAATGCCGGCGCCGATAGCGAGGGCGCACGGCAGGGCAGGGCCAGTTGGAACAGCGAATTCATCGCTCATTTCCGGCGCTACAACACCACGGCCAGCGGCGGCAAAGAGGGCGGAACGGTCAGTGTCAGCGCCGTCATCGCGCGCAACGGACGTCTCGTCTCGCGGCGGATCGCGTCGAGCTCCGGCTCTGCCACCGTCGATCGTGCCGCGCTCGAACTGGTCGATCGCGCCCAGCCCTTCCCGCCATTTCCGGCCGAGATGACTCAGGCGCAAACCTCGCTGGTCATCCCGATCCGCATTCGACCTCAGTAG
- a CDS encoding lytic murein transglycosylase: protein MAPDATAPRPKPTPSMRAASCHNGQSFDRFLAELKQRAVAEGVSQRAIAAASPYLTYDQGIVNRDRGQRVFGQLFTEFAGRMAAVYRMQNGQQHIKAHAAAFARAEKEYGVPPAVIAAFWGLESDFGSNMGNLPVLPSLVSLAYDCRRSERFQNETIAALKVIDRGDLTPSEMIGSWAGELGQTQFLPTHYVTYAVDYDGDGRRDLLRSAPDVIGSTANYIATGLKWRRGEPWLEEIRVPQNFPWEQADLTVKAERRKWAGLGVTYADGRPLPNDALEASVLLPMGRNGPAFLAYANFAAYTEWNNSLIYSTTAAYLATRIAGAAPMRKPAGPVAQLPFNEIKELQQLLVKAGFDVGKVDGVLGQQSRIAVKTMQQRLGLPADSWPTAELLARMRGGTPRAAAPAPATASR, encoded by the coding sequence ATGGCGCCGGACGCCACGGCACCACGGCCGAAGCCGACGCCGTCGATGCGCGCCGCGTCCTGTCATAACGGCCAGAGCTTTGATCGCTTTCTCGCCGAGCTGAAGCAGCGCGCGGTCGCCGAGGGCGTGTCGCAGCGCGCGATCGCCGCTGCGTCGCCCTACCTCACCTATGACCAGGGCATCGTCAACCGCGACCGCGGCCAGCGCGTGTTCGGCCAGCTGTTCACCGAGTTCGCCGGCCGCATGGCGGCGGTCTACCGGATGCAGAACGGCCAGCAGCACATCAAGGCGCATGCGGCCGCGTTCGCGCGCGCCGAGAAGGAGTATGGCGTGCCGCCGGCGGTCATCGCAGCGTTCTGGGGATTGGAGAGCGATTTCGGCTCCAATATGGGTAACCTGCCGGTGCTGCCGTCGCTGGTGTCGCTGGCCTATGACTGTCGCCGCAGCGAGCGTTTTCAGAACGAGACCATCGCTGCGCTCAAGGTCATCGACCGCGGCGACCTCACGCCGTCAGAGATGATCGGCTCCTGGGCCGGCGAACTCGGCCAGACCCAGTTCCTGCCGACGCACTACGTCACCTACGCCGTCGACTATGATGGCGACGGCCGCCGCGATCTCTTGCGCAGCGCGCCCGACGTGATCGGTTCGACCGCGAACTACATTGCGACCGGCCTGAAATGGCGCCGCGGCGAACCCTGGCTGGAAGAGATCCGCGTGCCGCAGAATTTCCCCTGGGAGCAGGCCGATCTCACCGTCAAGGCTGAGCGCCGCAAATGGGCCGGCCTGGGGGTGACCTATGCCGACGGACGGCCGCTGCCCAACGATGCGCTGGAGGCCTCGGTGCTGCTGCCGATGGGCCGCAATGGCCCGGCCTTCCTGGCCTACGCCAATTTCGCTGCTTACACCGAGTGGAACAACTCGCTGATCTATTCGACCACCGCGGCCTATCTCGCCACCCGGATCGCCGGCGCCGCGCCGATGCGCAAGCCGGCAGGGCCCGTGGCGCAGCTGCCGTTCAACGAGATCAAGGAGCTGCAGCAGCTGCTCGTGAAGGCCGGCTTCGACGTCGGCAAGGTCGACGGCGTCCTCGGCCAGCAGAGCCGAATCGCGGTCAAGACGATGCAGCAGCGGCTGGGCTTGCCGGCGGATTCCTGGCCGACGGCCGAGCTGCTGGCGCGGATGCGCGGCGGCACGCCGCGGGCAGCCGCGCCCGCACCGGCTACGGCATCGCGCTGA
- the exbD gene encoding TonB system transport protein ExbD, which yields MAVKLAKRPDEFEETHDINVTPFIDVMLVLLIIFMVAAPLATVDIPVNLPAISAEPQPRAETPVFVTFKADRSLAVGDQSVGQGDIAASLDAATKSDHGQRVLLRADQTLSYGEVMALMNSLRRAGYTKVALVALEDRAAP from the coding sequence ATGGCCGTCAAGCTCGCCAAGCGTCCCGACGAGTTCGAGGAGACGCACGACATCAACGTGACGCCGTTCATCGACGTCATGCTGGTGCTCCTGATCATCTTCATGGTGGCGGCACCGCTCGCGACCGTCGATATCCCGGTCAACCTGCCGGCGATCTCGGCCGAGCCGCAGCCGCGCGCGGAAACGCCTGTCTTCGTGACGTTCAAGGCCGACCGCTCGCTCGCCGTCGGCGACCAGAGCGTTGGGCAGGGGGATATTGCGGCTTCGCTCGATGCAGCGACCAAGTCCGATCATGGCCAGCGCGTGCTGCTGCGCGCCGACCAGACGCTGTCCTATGGTGAGGTCATGGCGCTGATGAACAGCTTGCGCCGCGCCGGCTACACCAAGGTGGCGCTGGTCGCGCTGGAAGATCGGGCCGCGCCGTGA
- a CDS encoding TonB-dependent receptor: protein MTRLSALKSALLATCALLPAAASAQDALPTFDVVNVSPVQGSEMAKDKIPSNVETIGARELDHTRSPSLLDSILQSVPGVSLSDQTGNTFQRDLNYRGQTASPVLGTPQGIAVYQNGTRINEAFGDVVNWDLIPEMAIARMTLMPNNPLFGLNATGGAMSIEMKNGFTYQGGEAQLFGGSFGRIQSGAQYGWNNGTYSAYIAAEGAYDRGWRDYSSASQIRRMYADFGARGDNTEFHLSFTGADNKLGSVAATPIDILNRRWSSVYTWPQSLRLQMQMVQASLKWAPTDTLSIQANGYYRNYKSSRIDGNGTEVQDGGGVFVLEDAAGTPWDINRNGPVANTLAADTALGQIDRNTVKTDSYGGSLQATSTTQLFGHDNHFVVGASVDHGNTNFQATSELGTIDNNLFVTGLGVYIDQPNAGLAPVNLNAKNTYLGVYATNTFDITSQLALTAGGRFNWAQINLRDQTGFAPLLNSNNNFQRFNPVVGLTYKITPDMTAYAGYSEANRAPTPLELGCSDPANPCLIDNFLIADPPLKQVVSRTVEGGLRGEISGGRSAYAADLPAYRKAPIKSVAVDDGWKLRWGLSLFRTENSDDILQVVDPLNPVRGYFKNAGNTLRQGVEAKVDLTWNRWTAYANYTFIDATFRSSFDVNDPFRKVPVGVVSGNHIPGIPSHRLKLGAEYAVTDDWKVGASVNYVGSQYLLHDETNVYPKVPSYWVVNVNTSYQVTKNVEVFGLIQNLFNQRYYSAGTVFDPAGFNTAGGGNAFAMNDPRSMVPGMPLAAYAGIRAKF from the coding sequence TTGACCAGACTCTCGGCGCTGAAAAGCGCGCTTCTCGCGACGTGCGCGTTGCTGCCTGCAGCTGCATCTGCGCAGGATGCGCTACCGACGTTCGACGTCGTCAACGTTTCGCCCGTGCAGGGCAGCGAAATGGCCAAGGACAAGATCCCGTCCAACGTCGAGACCATTGGCGCGCGCGAACTCGATCACACCCGTTCTCCGTCGCTGCTCGACAGCATCCTGCAGTCGGTGCCCGGCGTCTCCCTGAGCGATCAGACCGGCAACACGTTCCAGCGCGACCTGAACTACCGGGGCCAGACGGCTTCGCCGGTGCTCGGCACCCCGCAGGGCATCGCCGTGTACCAGAACGGCACCCGCATCAACGAAGCCTTCGGCGACGTCGTCAATTGGGACCTGATCCCGGAGATGGCGATCGCGCGCATGACCTTGATGCCAAACAATCCGCTGTTCGGCCTCAACGCCACCGGTGGCGCGATGTCGATCGAGATGAAGAACGGCTTCACGTACCAGGGCGGAGAAGCGCAGCTGTTCGGCGGCTCGTTCGGCCGCATCCAGTCGGGCGCGCAATACGGTTGGAATAACGGCACCTACTCGGCCTATATCGCGGCGGAGGGCGCCTATGACCGCGGCTGGCGCGACTACTCGTCGGCCTCGCAGATCCGGCGCATGTATGCCGATTTCGGCGCGCGCGGCGACAACACCGAGTTCCATCTGTCCTTCACCGGCGCCGACAACAAGCTCGGCTCGGTGGCGGCGACGCCGATCGATATTCTGAACCGGCGCTGGTCCAGCGTCTATACCTGGCCGCAATCGTTGCGGCTGCAGATGCAGATGGTGCAGGCCAGCCTGAAGTGGGCGCCGACGGACACGCTGTCGATCCAGGCCAACGGCTATTACCGCAACTACAAGTCGTCGCGCATCGACGGCAACGGCACCGAAGTGCAGGATGGCGGCGGCGTGTTCGTCCTCGAGGATGCCGCCGGCACGCCGTGGGACATCAACCGCAATGGCCCGGTCGCCAACACGCTCGCCGCTGACACGGCGCTTGGCCAGATCGACCGCAACACCGTCAAGACCGACAGCTATGGCGGTTCGTTGCAGGCGACCTCGACCACGCAGCTGTTCGGCCATGACAACCATTTCGTCGTCGGCGCCAGCGTCGATCACGGCAACACCAACTTCCAGGCGACCTCCGAGCTCGGCACCATCGATAACAATCTGTTCGTCACCGGCCTCGGCGTCTATATCGACCAGCCCAATGCGGGGCTCGCGCCGGTCAACCTGAATGCCAAGAACACCTATCTCGGCGTCTACGCGACCAACACCTTCGACATCACCTCGCAGCTGGCGCTGACCGCCGGAGGCCGTTTCAACTGGGCGCAGATCAATCTGCGCGACCAGACCGGCTTCGCGCCGCTGCTCAACAGCAACAACAATTTCCAGCGCTTCAACCCGGTGGTCGGCCTGACCTACAAGATCACGCCTGATATGACCGCCTATGCCGGCTACTCCGAGGCCAACCGCGCGCCGACGCCGCTCGAGCTCGGCTGCTCCGATCCGGCCAATCCCTGCCTGATCGACAACTTCCTGATCGCCGATCCGCCGCTGAAGCAGGTCGTCTCGCGCACCGTCGAAGGCGGCCTGCGTGGCGAGATCTCCGGCGGCCGCTCCGCCTATGCGGCAGATCTGCCGGCCTACCGCAAGGCGCCGATCAAGTCGGTCGCCGTCGATGACGGCTGGAAGCTGCGCTGGGGCCTCAGCCTTTTCCGCACCGAGAATTCCGACGACATCCTCCAGGTCGTCGACCCGCTCAACCCGGTGCGCGGCTACTTCAAGAACGCCGGCAACACGTTGCGCCAGGGTGTCGAGGCCAAGGTCGACCTGACGTGGAATCGTTGGACCGCCTACGCCAACTACACCTTCATCGATGCCACATTCCGCAGCTCTTTCGACGTCAACGATCCGTTCCGGAAAGTTCCCGTCGGCGTCGTCTCCGGCAACCACATTCCCGGCATTCCGTCGCACCGCCTGAAGCTGGGTGCTGAATATGCCGTGACCGACGACTGGAAGGTCGGCGCCAGCGTCAACTACGTTGGAAGCCAGTATCTGCTGCACGACGAGACCAACGTCTATCCGAAGGTCCCGTCCTATTGGGTCGTCAACGTCAACACGTCTTATCAGGTGACCAAGAATGTCGAGGTGTTCGGGCTGATCCAGAACCTGTTCAACCAGCGCTACTACTCGGCAGGCACCGTGTTCGACCCGGCCGGCTTCAACACCGCCGGCGGCGGGAATGCGTTTGCGATGAACGATCCGCGCAGCATGGTGCCGGGCATGCCGCTCGCCGCGTATGCCGGTATCCGCGCCAAGTTCTGA
- a CDS encoding SDR family NAD(P)-dependent oxidoreductase: MAIVFITGSTDGLGRAAAQSLLDQGHRVVLHARTADRAAALGEFGSRAAGIAVGNLSSAAETRDIADQVNAIGRMDAIIHNAGVYSQPGRGDTPEGHGTTLAVNTLAPYLLTALVKRPSRLVYLSSGLHRGGEGSLADLDWTKRDWDSAKAYAETKLHVVALAFALARRWPEVLSNAVDPGWVRTRMGGAGAPVDIDTGQRTQAWLAVSEDPKARVSGRYWHHLQQQKPAREATDPAFQDALMAKLGELTGVALP, from the coding sequence ATGGCCATCGTCTTCATCACCGGCAGCACCGACGGGCTCGGCCGCGCCGCTGCGCAATCGCTGCTCGATCAGGGGCATCGCGTGGTGCTGCACGCGCGGACGGCCGATCGCGCCGCTGCACTCGGCGAGTTCGGATCGCGGGCGGCCGGGATCGCAGTCGGCAATCTCAGCAGCGCCGCGGAGACGCGTGATATCGCGGACCAGGTCAACGCGATCGGGCGAATGGACGCCATCATCCACAATGCGGGCGTCTATTCACAGCCGGGTCGCGGCGACACGCCGGAAGGCCATGGCACGACGCTCGCGGTCAATACGCTCGCACCATATCTGCTGACGGCGCTGGTCAAGCGCCCTTCCCGGCTGGTGTATCTGAGCAGCGGGCTGCATCGCGGTGGAGAAGGCTCACTGGCGGATCTCGACTGGACGAAGCGGGACTGGGATTCGGCCAAGGCCTACGCCGAGACCAAGCTGCACGTCGTGGCGCTGGCCTTTGCACTGGCGCGGCGCTGGCCCGAGGTCCTGAGCAACGCCGTCGACCCCGGCTGGGTCCGCACGCGCATGGGCGGAGCGGGTGCCCCTGTCGACATCGACACCGGCCAGCGGACCCAGGCTTGGCTCGCGGTCAGCGAGGATCCCAAGGCTCGGGTCAGCGGGCGATACTGGCATCACCTTCAGCAACAGAAGCCGGCGCGCGAAGCGACCGATCCGGCGTTCCAGGATGCGCTCATGGCCAAGCTGGGCGAACTGACCGGCGTTGCCCTGCCCTGA
- a CDS encoding ABC transporter substrate-binding protein: MSPSDPVKSAHDRRQRRLLIVLALGFLAFGAAAAALFYVLQPETLRIAVGPAGSDDHKVVQAMADAFAEESRTVRLSPITTAGAAESLSLLAADKTDLAIGRGDLSMPPDAQTLAVLRKNYVVLWSPSGRRGNEPKKKAGGKITEIAELAGHKVGIIGRTGANVAVLQAILEGSGVPPDKVATVQFGTDEIDKLAQDPTLDAYLAVGPLDSKITIDAIAATSRARGAPKFLPIDASEAIALKHPRYDAEEIPASVFSAKPAWPEDKVDTISVNHLILAKKELSEAKAAAFFRQLFAVRDTITQGLAGAAHIAKPDTEKETEPSIHRGAAAVINGTERTFLDKYSDYFWFALLVLSGLGSAAEWLRRYLNRDDLDDDNSCRNRILAAVSEVRNAESESDLLTRQREVDAIIGETLKDYDDGGIEQDDLVAFGLVLELFNHAVAERRAALQSGSADQTWASGPTLASRR; the protein is encoded by the coding sequence ATGTCACCGTCCGATCCGGTCAAGAGTGCTCACGATCGTCGGCAACGAAGGTTGCTGATCGTGCTGGCTTTGGGATTCCTGGCCTTTGGAGCCGCTGCAGCCGCTCTTTTCTACGTCTTGCAGCCCGAGACTTTGCGGATCGCCGTGGGCCCGGCGGGGAGCGACGACCACAAGGTCGTCCAGGCGATGGCCGACGCCTTCGCTGAGGAAAGCAGGACGGTCAGGCTCTCTCCGATCACGACCGCGGGAGCGGCTGAATCCTTGTCCCTGCTCGCAGCCGACAAGACCGACCTCGCCATCGGCCGCGGCGACCTCAGCATGCCGCCGGACGCGCAAACGCTGGCCGTCTTGCGGAAGAACTATGTCGTCCTGTGGTCGCCGTCCGGGCGACGCGGCAATGAGCCCAAGAAGAAGGCCGGCGGCAAGATCACGGAGATTGCCGAGCTCGCAGGTCACAAGGTCGGCATCATCGGCAGGACCGGAGCAAACGTCGCGGTCCTCCAGGCCATTCTGGAGGGCTCCGGCGTGCCGCCCGACAAGGTTGCGACCGTCCAATTCGGGACGGACGAGATCGACAAGCTGGCGCAAGACCCCACCCTCGATGCCTATCTCGCGGTCGGTCCGCTCGACAGCAAGATCACGATCGACGCCATTGCCGCGACGTCGAGGGCGCGCGGCGCTCCCAAGTTCCTTCCCATCGATGCCTCCGAAGCCATTGCCCTGAAACACCCGCGCTATGACGCCGAGGAAATCCCGGCCAGCGTCTTCAGCGCGAAGCCAGCCTGGCCGGAGGACAAGGTCGACACGATCAGCGTCAATCACCTGATCCTGGCGAAGAAGGAATTGTCGGAAGCCAAGGCTGCGGCCTTCTTCCGGCAGCTCTTCGCGGTCCGCGACACGATCACGCAAGGCCTCGCCGGCGCCGCGCACATCGCCAAGCCCGACACCGAGAAGGAGACCGAACCCTCCATTCATCGGGGCGCCGCAGCGGTGATCAACGGCACGGAGCGAACCTTCCTGGACAAGTACAGCGACTACTTCTGGTTCGCCTTGCTTGTTCTGTCCGGCCTCGGGTCGGCCGCCGAGTGGCTGCGCCGCTATCTGAACCGGGATGACCTGGACGACGACAACAGCTGTCGCAACCGCATCCTTGCGGCGGTGTCGGAGGTGCGCAATGCGGAGTCGGAAAGCGATCTGCTGACGCGGCAACGGGAGGTCGACGCGATCATCGGGGAGACCCTCAAGGACTATGACGATGGAGGCATCGAACAGGATGACCTGGTCGCATTCGGTCTGGTCCTCGAACTGTTCAATCATGCCGTTGCCGAACGGCGCGCGGCCTTGCAGAGCGGCTCCGCCGATCAGACATGGGCCTCGGGTCCAACCCTCGCTTCGCGGCGATAG
- a CDS encoding tautomerase family protein, translating into MPHVIVKLYPGRTEQQKQALAKALTEAVTRTLGSSEDSISVGIEDVAPNEWTAKVYGPDIIDKASTIYKKPGYEPQ; encoded by the coding sequence ATGCCTCACGTCATCGTCAAACTCTATCCGGGCAGGACCGAGCAGCAGAAGCAGGCGCTGGCGAAAGCCCTCACCGAAGCGGTGACGCGCACGCTCGGCTCCAGCGAAGACTCGATCTCGGTGGGCATCGAGGACGTCGCCCCGAACGAATGGACGGCCAAGGTGTACGGGCCCGACATCATCGACAAGGCCAGCACGATCTACAAGAAGCCCGGCTACGAACCGCAGTGA
- a CDS encoding alkene reductase — MSTSKLFEQTKLGPITLANRVVMAPLTRNRAVAGLAAGPLTAEYYAQRASAGLLISEASQVSQQGQGYQDTPGIYSKEQIAGWRKVTDAVHAKGGRIFIQLWHVGRISHVSLQPNGGAPVAPSAIAAKTKTFVGGTFADVSTPRALELAEIPGIIDAFRQAALNAIEAGFDGVEIHGANGYLLDQFAKDGANKRTDSYGGSIENRARLMLEVAKAVSGAIGADKTGIRLSPVTPANDISDSNPQALFDYIVDQLAALNLVYIHVIEGATGGPRDVAPFDYASLRKRFKGTYIANNGYDLALANKQLDAGAADLIAFGRPFIANPDLVERLKANAPLNELDRATLYGGGEKGYTDYPTLKAAQAAE; from the coding sequence ATGAGCACATCCAAACTGTTCGAGCAGACCAAGCTGGGCCCCATCACCCTGGCCAATCGCGTCGTGATGGCGCCGCTGACGCGCAATCGCGCCGTTGCGGGCCTCGCCGCGGGGCCGCTGACGGCGGAATATTATGCCCAGCGCGCCAGCGCCGGCCTCCTGATCTCCGAGGCCAGCCAGGTGTCGCAGCAGGGCCAGGGCTATCAGGACACGCCCGGCATCTATTCCAAGGAGCAGATCGCCGGCTGGCGCAAGGTGACCGACGCGGTGCATGCCAAGGGCGGTCGCATCTTCATCCAGCTCTGGCATGTCGGCCGCATCTCGCATGTCTCGCTGCAGCCTAACGGCGGCGCACCGGTCGCGCCCTCGGCGATTGCCGCCAAGACCAAGACTTTCGTCGGCGGCACCTTCGCCGATGTCTCGACGCCGCGCGCGCTCGAGCTCGCCGAAATTCCCGGAATCATCGACGCCTTCAGGCAGGCGGCGCTGAACGCCATCGAGGCCGGCTTCGACGGTGTCGAGATCCACGGCGCCAACGGCTATCTGCTCGACCAGTTCGCCAAGGACGGCGCCAACAAGCGCACGGACTCCTATGGCGGCTCGATCGAGAACCGGGCCCGGCTGATGCTCGAGGTTGCCAAGGCCGTCTCCGGCGCCATCGGGGCCGACAAGACCGGCATCCGGCTGTCGCCGGTGACGCCGGCCAACGACATCAGCGACTCCAACCCACAGGCCCTGTTCGACTACATTGTCGATCAGCTCGCCGCGCTGAACCTCGTCTACATCCACGTCATCGAGGGCGCCACCGGCGGCCCGCGCGACGTCGCGCCGTTCGACTATGCGTCGCTGCGCAAGCGCTTCAAGGGCACCTACATCGCCAACAACGGTTACGACCTCGCGCTCGCCAACAAGCAGCTCGATGCCGGCGCCGCCGACCTGATCGCCTTCGGCCGCCCCTTCATCGCCAACCCCGACCTGGTGGAGCGCCTCAAGGCCAACGCGCCCCTCAACGAGCTCGACCGCGCCACGTTGTATGGCGGCGGCGAGAAGGGCTATACGGATTATCCGACGTTGAAGGCTGCGCAGGCGGCAGAGTAG
- a CDS encoding response regulator transcription factor yields MYRVLLVDDHPVVITACRSLLNAAGIGSLSEAHDAESGYTAYVRDRPHAAVVDLRLKGDDLGGIGLIERMRSHDPGARILVFSMLADPRIVRSAIDAGASGYLLKDAPPHELPKALEQVRSGGTYLDPQLATRIAMLLADTDGAPDTALTPRERQALALLAQAKSYQAIADQLGISYKTVINLTYRLRQKLGARSLPDLVRLAVEMSRPRI; encoded by the coding sequence ATGTATCGCGTTCTGCTCGTCGATGACCATCCGGTCGTGATCACCGCCTGCCGCTCTCTGCTGAATGCGGCCGGCATTGGTTCCCTGTCCGAAGCGCACGACGCGGAGAGCGGCTACACAGCCTATGTCCGCGACCGACCGCACGCCGCGGTGGTCGATCTTCGGCTCAAGGGTGATGACCTCGGCGGGATCGGGCTGATCGAGCGGATGCGGTCTCATGACCCCGGAGCCAGGATCCTGGTCTTCAGCATGCTCGCCGATCCGCGCATCGTCCGCTCGGCAATCGACGCCGGCGCCAGCGGCTATCTGCTCAAGGACGCTCCACCGCACGAGTTGCCGAAGGCACTGGAGCAGGTTCGCTCGGGCGGCACTTACCTCGATCCGCAGCTTGCAACGCGAATCGCCATGCTCCTCGCCGATACGGACGGCGCGCCTGACACGGCGTTGACGCCACGGGAGCGCCAGGCGCTTGCGTTGCTCGCGCAAGCCAAGTCCTATCAGGCCATCGCCGACCAGCTCGGCATCAGCTACAAGACCGTCATCAACCTGACCTACCGGCTACGGCAGAAGCTCGGCGCGCGCAGCCTGCCCGACCTCGTTCGCCTCGCTGTCGAGATGTCACGCCCCCGCATTTAA
- a CDS encoding EF-hand domain-containing protein — protein sequence MAAIVGTSTMAVSAPAPSKLLTSIDPDKDGTADMNEVRAAAGALFDKLDRDHDGTLDAKELRGRVSAKDLKAADPDNDGTLTKDEYLALVEGRFKAADPDNDGTLDSKELKSVAKLLK from the coding sequence ATGGCCGCGATCGTCGGCACCTCGACGATGGCGGTGAGCGCACCGGCGCCCTCGAAGCTGCTGACCTCGATCGATCCCGACAAGGACGGCACGGCCGACATGAACGAGGTTCGCGCCGCGGCCGGCGCGCTTTTCGACAAGCTCGATCGCGACCATGACGGCACGCTCGATGCCAAGGAGCTGCGCGGCCGCGTCTCGGCCAAGGACCTCAAGGCCGCTGATCCCGACAATGATGGGACGCTGACCAAGGACGAGTATCTCGCGCTGGTGGAGGGCCGCTTCAAGGCGGCCGATCCCGATAATGACGGCACGCTCGATTCGAAGGAGCTGAAGTCCGTCGCCAAGCTGCTGAAGTAA